A window of the Mesorhizobium opportunistum WSM2075 genome harbors these coding sequences:
- the nuoK gene encoding NADH-quinone oxidoreductase subunit NuoK, giving the protein MVVGIAHYLTVSAILFTLGVFGIFLNRRNIIVILMSVELILLAVNINFVAFSAALGDLVGQVFALFVLTVAAAEAAIGLAILVVFFRNRGSIAVEDVNMMKG; this is encoded by the coding sequence ATGGTCGTCGGCATCGCACATTATCTGACCGTATCGGCGATCCTGTTCACGCTCGGCGTGTTCGGCATCTTCCTGAACCGCCGCAACATCATCGTCATCCTGATGTCGGTCGAGCTGATCCTGCTTGCGGTCAACATCAACTTCGTCGCCTTTTCGGCGGCGCTCGGCGATCTGGTCGGCCAGGTGTTCGCGCTGTTCGTGCTGACGGTCGCAGCGGCGGAAGCCGCCATCGGACTTGCTATTCTCGTCGTCTTCTTCCGCAACCGCGGCTCGATCGCGGTCGAAGACGTGAACATGATGAAGGGTTGA